In Dromiciops gliroides isolate mDroGli1 chromosome 4, mDroGli1.pri, whole genome shotgun sequence, one DNA window encodes the following:
- the NEK8 gene encoding serine/threonine-protein kinase Nek8 isoform X3: MPQILLALHHVHTHLILHRDLKTQNILLDKHQMIVKIGDFGISKILSSKSKAYTVVGTPCYISPELCEGKPYNQKSDIWALGCVLYELASLKRAFEAAVRPGGQEERLSCSLSHSLWWLQQLVQYPGFLFSDRLSLNVSTPSLVPLLLPIHVQGFSSSTRPPLIDPTWFLSCWKVSFSLAAAGFVPVFSSLLGLVSVSCLPHQHGNFPGGRACVCAGTGFSLSLSLSWPGLALCAVHVVFECLGFAQNLPALVLKIMSGTFAPISDRYSVELRQLVLSLLSLEPSQRPPLSHIMAQPLCVRALLNLYTDVGSVRMKRVEKPLGSVPSMPCGRAGGRTSGPRSRGGPQGLPRPAIPPPLSSVYTWGGGLSIPTRLPMLNTEVVQVSAGRTQKAGVTRSGRLIMWEAPPMGVGGGILLPGALEQHQPQFISRFLEGQSGVTIKHVACGDLFTACLTDRGIIMTFGSGSNGCLGHGSFTDLSQPTIVEALLGYEMVQVACGASHVLALSTERELFAWGRGDGGRLGLGTRESHSSPQQVPMPPEQEAQWVVCGIDSSMILTVPGRALACGSNRFNKLGLDRVSPGEDPASHDQVEEALSFMPLGSVPLDSEPLVSVDVGTAHSAAVTASGVCYTFGSNQHGQLGTSAHRGSRAPCLVAGLQGIKVVMVACGDAFTVAIGAEGDVYTWGKGARGRLGRKDEDAGLPRPVQLDEAQPYLVTSVSCCHGNTLLAIRPATEESVPP; this comes from the exons ATGCCCCAG ATCCTGCTGGCCCTGCACCATGTGCACACCCACCTCATCCTGCACCGGGACCTCAAGACCCAGAACATCCTCCTGGACAAACATCAGATGATCGTCAAGATTGGTGACTTTGGCATCTCCAAGATCCTGAGCAGCAAGAGCAAGGCCTACACG GTGGTGGGTACTCCCTGTTACATCTCCCCGGAGCTGTGTGAGGGCAAGCCCTATAATCAGAAGAGTGACATCTGGGCCCTGGGTTGTGTCCTCTATGAGCTGGCCAGCCTCAAGAGGGCCTTTGAGGCTGCGGTAAGACCTGGGGGTCAGGAGGAGAGACTTTCCTGCTCACTTTCTCATTCCCTTTGGTGGCTCCAACAGCTTGTACAATATCCAGGATTCCTCTTCTCTGACCGACTCTCTCTGAATGTCTCTACACCAAGCCttgtccctctcctccttcccattcATGTTCAGGGCTTCAGCTCTTCCACACGGCCTCCCTTGATTGACCCCACCTGGTTCTTGTCCTGCTGGAAGGTGTCATTCTCACTGGCTGCTGCTGGCTTTGttcctgtcttttcttctttgctgGGGCTCGTGTCTGTGTCTTGTCTCCCTCATCAGCATGGTAACTTCCCAGGAGGAAGGGCCTGTGTCTGTGCAGGAActgggttttctctctctctctctctctcctggcctggcctggccctgTGTGCTGTCCACGTGGTTTTTGAGTGCCTTGGCTTTGCACAGAATCTCCCAGCTCTGGTGCTGAAGATCATGAGTGGAACCTTCGCGCCCATCTCAGATCGATACAGCGTTGAACTCCGCCAGCTGGTGCTGAGTCTGCTGAGCCTCGAGCCTTCCCAGCGGCCCCCCCTGAGCCACATCATGGCCCAGCCCCTGTGCGTGCGGGCCCTGCTCAATCTCTATACCGATGTGGGCAGCGTCAGGATGAAGAG GGTAGAGAAGCCCCTGGGAAGCGTGCCCTCGATGCCGTGTGGCCGAGCAGGTGGCAGAACAAGTGGCCCCCGATCTCGCG GTGGCCCTCAGGGGCTGCCCCGGCCGGCCATCCCACCTCCCCTGTCTTCTGTCTACACCTGGGGCGGCGGGCTCAGCATCCCCACCAGGCTGCCCATGCTCAACACTGAGGTGGTCCAGGTCTCAGCCGGCCGCACCCAGAAGGCTGGCGTCACACGGTCAGGGCGCCTCATCATGTGGGAG GCGCCACCCATGGGGGTCGGTGGGGGCATCCTGCTGCCAGGAGCTTTGGAACAGCACCAGCCTCAGTTCATCTCGCGCTTTCTGGAGGGCCAGTCGGGTGTGACTATCAAACATGTGGCTTGTGGGGACCTCTTTACTGCCTGTCTCACGG aCCGGGGCATCATCATGACCTTTGGTAGCGGTAGTAACGGCTGCCTGGGCCACGGCAGCTTCACTGACCTCAGCCAG CCTACAATTGTGGAGGCCCTGCTGGGTTATGAGATGGTGCAGGTGGCCTGTGGGGCATCCCACGTCTTGGCCCTGTCCACAGAGCGGGAGCTGTTTGCCTGGGGCCGTGGGGACGGTG GCCGATTGGGGCTGGGCACCAGGGAGTCTCACAGCTCCCCACAGCAGGTGCCCATGCCCCCTGAACAGGAAGCCCAGTGGGTTGTGTGTGGCATCGACTCCTCTATGATCCTCACAGTGCCTGGCCGGGCCTTGGCCTGCGGGAGTAACAG GTTCAACAAGCTGGGCTTGGATCGAGTGTCCCCTGGGGAGGATCCTGCCTCCCATGACCAGGTGGAAGAAGCCCTGAGCTTTATGCCACTTGGTTCTGTACCCCTGGACTCAGAGCCTCTAGTGAGTGTGGACGTTGGCACTGCCCACTCTGCTGCTGTGACAG CCTCTGGTGTATGCTACACATTTGGCAGCAACCAGCATGGGCAGCTGGGCACCAGTGCCCACCGGGGCAGCCGAGCCCCCTGCTTGGTGGCAGGGCTCCAGGGCATCAAGGTGGTGATGGTAGCTTGTGGAGATGCCTTTACCGTGGCCATTGGTGCAG AAGGAGACGTGTATACTTGGGGCAAAGGTGCCCGTGGCCGACTGGGGCGCAAGGATGAGGATGCTGGGCTCCCTCGGCCTGTGCAGCTGGATGAAGCTCAGCCCTACCTAGTGACCTCGGTGTCCTGTTGCCATGGGAACACCCTGCTGGCCATCAGAC CTGCCACAGAGGAATCTGTACCACCATGA